The sequence CCAAGAACATCCCAATGACAGCACAAAACACAGCGAGCTGAGTCACCCTGGGTTTTGTTAAAACCCAGTACTGACGCCAACGCGGCATTGCCACTGGTTTTGATGTCTCAAGTGCGCTCATGAATTCATCTTCTTTTGAGTTGTTGAGTTCCAAGATGCCCAATAACTCATTCTGACCAAGCAGAATACCAAAGCGGCAGAACCCGCAGTATGTAAAAGGGCTGCTAGCAAGGGCCACTGAAATACTACGTTCGATATTCCAGTGATCACTTGCAGAACAAGTAAGGTGAGCAAAAGCTTAGCAAAGCGACTTAGACTGGATAAAACTGGGGTTGCTAATTTCATGGTCTTCCAACTTAATGTAGCCAGAACAATCAAAACAACCATCGCAAATAAACGATGTGCCCAGTGAATTGTCTGCAATGCCACCGGGGAAATAAACTCACCTTGTGCATTAAGACCTAATTGACGCCAGAAAGTGAAGCCCTCACTCCAATTAGTTTCAGGCCAAGCACTGCCTAGGCAAGTCGGAAAATCAGGACATGCTAGTACGGCGTAATTAGTGCTCACCCAAGCGCCTAAAAAGATTTGGATCGTTAGCACTACAAAAGCCAAACAGAGCAGTTGAGCTGGTACAGGACGAATACGAATTGTTCGTACCGTAGCAGATTTAGCCTCCCAATCTTGTTGAGCATAAGCAGTTAAGCAAGCCAATAAAAGTAATGCCAACATCAAATGCGTTGTCACGATGATGGGCTGCAATTTTAGGGTCACAGTCCAAGCCCCAAATGCACCCTGAATACAAACAAGCAAGAGCAGGCCTAGACTACCGAACAATGGTGTCTTACCTAAAGCCTTGAGCTTGCTAAATGCTAGGGCAACTTGAACCAAAATTAAGGCCCCTACCGTCATCGCTAAATAGCGATGAATCATTTCAATCCAAGCCTTAATCACCGTAACAGGACCACTTGGTAAGCTGGCTTCAGCCTGCTGTATTTCACCTAAAGCATGAAAAGGATTTGATACTCCATAGCAACCAGGCCAATCCGGGCAACCGAGCCCTGAGTCAGTTAAGCGAGTAAAGGCGCCAAACACAATCAGATCAAAAGTCATGAAGACTAAAACCCAGTTGAGTTTTTGAAAAAAGCTATACCCTGGCTTTCTCCAAAGATAGGCCAAGGGTAGGCCTGCAAAAATGATTGCTATCAACGCAAGCTCTAGAAGCAATACAAAATTAGGCATTACAAATTCTCGCCCTTGTGATTGAGCTTCAAAAGCTTTTCTAAATCTTTTTTAATACTCGCAAATTCCTTGGGAGAATTCGTAACAGGGAAATACATCATCTTTGCAGGACTTGGATCCAGTAGCTGAATTTCTTGCCCAGCGCCCTCTTTGTTAAGCCAAGCCTCAAAGGCTGCTTTTGTATCAGGGTCCGACGGTAGCCCAACCACTTTCAAGCCGGCTGATTGCTCGTCATAAACCTTAGCCACTTCAGGATCAACAGGCCGCCCATCCGTATTGACCCATAAAAGTTGTACACGATTACTTTCTCTGCCCATCGCAACCTTCACTTGACGCATTAAAAATAATGCCTCGATACATTTTTCATCCTTGATGCTGCACTCTCCAGCAGGACGGGCAATCAAGAGGGTCCACTTCCCCTGCAAAGGAACATTCAGCCAAGCGGTATTCAATTCTTGAACGGGATAAACCAAAGTACCAAAATTAGTTTTGCCGCCCTCAGGCTTAATCACGTAATACGCTAAATAAGAAGCAATGACCGGTGCTGCACAAGCAAGCAATAACAAGAGCATTTGGATGCGACCACGTCGAGTCTGTGCATTGATCGTCGATGCATCAGTCTGTGAAGCCGGAATTAACAACTCTTTATCGCTCACGCTCAATCCCCATTTTTACTATTCCGCGAATATTGCCGCAGACCAGTAATCAACCAAAATAAGAAGCCACAAGTGGCTAAAGCAAACCACTGGAATGCATAAGCATAATGGCGATCGACTCCGGTTGTCAGAGGCGCCCACTCCCGCAACAAGCCATCCGCGATACCAACCTCAACCTCACGCAAAATAAAAGGGCTTTGGTCCCAGTTGTGGATCCTAGCTTCAGCTGCCAAATCAAAGTTTTGCTCAATACGGGGTTTGCCTGTTTCAAGATTTGGCTTGCTGCTACCCAATTCATAGACTTTGCCGGGGTGCGCAAAGACAATACCCTCGATATTGACAACCCCTGAGGGTGTCTTCACCGATGGCAATGCTTCACGATCCTCATTATTGCGAGGCGCCCAGCCGCGATTAATCCAAAGCACATCCTTTTTCCCTTCAAGACGCATAGGCATCATCAGATAAAAACCGGATTGTGAGCTACTACTTCCAACAGGTGGAATGGGTCTTGGGCGGTTATCTAGCCATATCGCCGCTTCAGAGATATATTGCCCCCGTGCAATCATGCGCCGCTCACTCACCTCCTCTAAAGCCCAAGGACCAGCATTAGCGCTCAATATTGGCATTTGTTGCCGAGCCAATAAATTGGCTGCCAAAGCGATTTTGGTTTCCGCCCTATTGATTTGCCAAATTCCTGCGCCACAACCAATTGCCATCACCAGTAAGGCTGATACAGTAGCAACTAGGCGCTTAGCGATGAGAGTGTTAAATAGATTCAAGATAAGGATGCGAGATGAAGTGGATTATTCCGGTTGCCCTACTATTGATTGTTGCCAGCCTAGGATCAGCCCTGTATTACATGATGAAAGATCGGGGCAATAGCTCGAGAATGGTTCACTCTTTAATGCTGCGGATTGGCCTCTCCATTGCACTTTTCCTTGGCATTTTGGTCGCCTATCACTTTGGCTATATACAGCCTACTGGCATCAAAGTCGGCATCAACTAAAACTTCGCTGCTAAAAACTAATCGGGGCTTTACGCCCCGATTTTTACTTCAAATTACATCCAGTAGACGGCAATATAAAGGCCAAGCCATACAACGTCAACGAAGTGCCAGTACCATGCTGCACCTTCAAAAGCGAAATGGTGTTGAGCTGTAAAGTCACCACGAATCATGCGGCGTAAAACAATTGCCAACATAGTGCCGCCAAGGAATACGTGGAAGCCATGGAAACCTGTCAACATAAAGAAAGTTGAACCATAGATACCTGAAGTTAACTTCAAGTTCAGCTCATGGTAAGCATGGTAGTACTCATAGCCCTGGAAACCCAAGAAGATTGCGCCCAAAGCAACAGTTGCAGCCAAACCAATAATGGCTTTCTTCATATGGTTCTGCACTAAAGCGTGGTGAGCGATCGTAATAGTTACACCAGAGCTCAACAACAACAAGGTGTTGATAGTTGGAATCGGCCAAGGCCCCATGGTGGTGAATTTCTGTACCAAGCCTGAAGGACCATCATTCGGCCAAACTGCCTGGAAGTCAGGCCAGATGAGTTTGCTCTCAACACTACCCAACCATGGCATCGCAATATTGCGTGCATAGAACAAGGCCGCAAAGAATGCGCCGAAGAACATGATTTCAGAGAAGATGAACCAAGCCATTGACCAGCGATAAGAGATGTCTACGTTGACGCCATTCTTGCCAGCATTCGATTCTGCAATCGTGTCGCCAAACCAGTTATAGAGCACATACAGGATCCAAGCCACACCAACCAATGCCAGGGAGCCGCCCCAAGAAGTGTGATTCACCCAACCGGACATGCCAAAACCAAAGGCGATTAAGCCAAAGGCCGCCATGGCTGGATGTCTAGATAGTCCTGGGACGAAATAGTATGGGGTTGAATTGGATGACATCTTATTCTCTCTATTCAATCAAAAAATAATCAATGGGACACAACTGCTTTCACTATCAATAACAGGACGCCCATAAAAATCAAGGCACCAAGTACCCCTGCAATGATAATGTGTACAAAACTGAGTGAAGCTACATCTTCCTGCAAACCTGCTTTTTTACGCACTCCCAAGAAGCCCCATAAAACAGCTTTCATAGACTGCATAAAACTACTTTTCTTCTTCATGACACTACCTTTGATTTGGGTGCAGGCGGAGTGCCCAGTCCTAACTCAAAGAAGGTGTACGACAACGTAATTGTTTTCACATCATCAGGCAAGCCTGCATCAATCACAAAAACCACCGGCATCTTCTTCGTCTCATTTGCAGCCAGTGTTTGCTCCTGAAAACAAAAACACTCTAATTTCGTAAAAAACTCTGTTGCGCTTTTAGGCGCATAACTCGGTATTGCCTGAGCCCGTACCGTACGACCTAAATTGTTTGTTACTTCGTACACAATCTCGGTCATCTCACCAGGATGCACTTCCAAGAAGTTCTTCACTGGCTTAAAAGTAAATGGCCCACGACTATTAGAGTCAAATTCAATGGTCACTGTACGGGAGTAATCTACTTGCGTATTACCAACCCGATTAGGACTAAATGCTCTGACGCCATAATCGTTCTTGCTTGTTACTACGTTAATTCCAGTGACCTCACACAAGGCCTTATACATTGGAACCAAAGCGTAACCAAAACCAAACATCATTACTGCTGCAATGAGGAGCTTCAATAAAATCTGTCGATTCAGTGATTCAGTAGAAACCATCGCAATCGGCGGGATTAACCCAAGAAGCTCCGTTTAATCACAATTCCAATAAAAAATACCAACACTACGCTCAACAATACAAACCCTAATCTGCGGTTATTGGCAGCTAGGGTTTGCTTGGCTGAAGAATTAAATTCCTGCTTCACGCATTTGCTCCGCACTTGGAGGAGTCTCAAAAGTATGGTGTGGCGCTGGTGAAGGAATGGTCCACTCCAAGCCTTTCGCACCATCCCAAGGTTTTGCTGAAGCTTTGACACCATGACCGCGGTATGCAGGCAAGGCTACACAGAATAAGAAATACACCTGCGCTAAACCAAAGCCTAAAGCACCGATCGAAGCAATCATATTGAAGTCAGCAAACTGAGTTGGATAGTCAGCATAGCGACGTGGCATACCTGCAAGACCCAAGAAGTGCATTGGGAAGAAGGTGATGTTGAAGAAAATCATGGAAGCCCAGAAATGGATCTTGCCGCGAGTTTCATTAGCCATATAGCCAGTCCACTTTGGACACCAGTAGTAGAAGCCAGCAAACATCGCAAACAATGAGCCCGCTACTAGTACATAGTGGAAGTGGGCAACAACGTAGTAGGTATCTTGAACACCAATATCAATTGGCGCCATTGCCAAGATCAAGCCGGTGAAGCCGCCCATCGTGAATACGAAAATAAATCCAACCGCCCACAACATAGGAGTTTCAAAGGTCATTGAACCTTTCCACATAGTGGCTACCCAGTTAAAAATCTTCACGCCAGTTGGCACAGCAATCAACATAGTCGCATACATGAAGAACAATTGACCAGTCACTGGCATGCCAGTTGCAAACATATGGTGAGCCCAAACAATGAATGACAAGATTGCAATGGATGCGGTTGCGTACACCATTGAGCTATAACCAAACAATGTTTTTCTAGAGAACGCAGGAACGATTTCGCTCACGATTCCGAATGCCGGAAGAATCATGATGTAAACCTCTGGGTGACCAAAGAACCAGAAAATATGCTGGAACATGATTGGATCGCCACCGCCAACAGCGGAGAAGAAAGAAGTACCGAAATGACGGTCAGTCAAAACCATAGTGATTGCACCAGCTAATACCGGCATCACGGCAATCAATAAATAAGCAGTAATCAACCATGTCCAGCAGAACATTGGCATCTTCATCAATGTCATGCCAGGAGCGCGCATATTCAAAATAGTCACGATGATGTTAATAGAACCCATAATGGATGAAGCACCCAATAAGTGAAGGGCAAAAATCGCCATATCCATACCAGGGCCCATCTGTGAGGTCAATGGAGCGTAGATTGTCCAACCACCTGCAGGAGCGCCGCCGGGAACAAGGAATGAACTCAGCAACAAAGTAGCTGCAACCGGCAGAATCCAGAAGCTGAAGTTATTCATGCGAGCAAAGGCCATGTCAGATGCGCCAATTTGCAAAGGCACCATCCAGTTGGCAAAACCAACGAAGGCCGGCATGATCGCACCGAAGACCATTACCAAACCATGCATGGTAGTTAATTGGTTAAAGAATTCAGGGCGGAAAAATTGCAAACCAGGCTGAAACAGCTCTAGGCGAATACCCAATGCCATCACACCACCAGCCAATAAGCTGATGAAGGAGAAGATCAAGTACATCGTGCCAATGTCTTTGTGATTGGTTGCAAACAACCAACGACGCCAACCGTGTGGCATGTGATCATCATGTGCGTGATCGTGTCCGTGGTCAATAGTAGTAGAGACTGTGCTCATGGATTACTCCGGTTTCGTTTTATCTGTATTAGTAAATGGATTACTGGCCGCCACGTGCAGTAATAATGTCTTGGGTCTGAATCACTTCGCCCGTCTTATTACCCCATGAGTTGCGGGTATAGGTAATCACTGCGGCGATATCACCATCAGAAATCACGCCAGCCCACTTCGGCATTGCATTCTTACCGTTTAGCAAAATATTGAACTGGCCTTGTTTTGGACCATTCACCACTTTGCTGCCATCTAATGCTGGGAAGGCACCTGCGCCCTTACCATTTGCTTGGTGGCAAGCAGCGCAGTTAGCTGCATAGACTTTTGCACCACGCTCTTTTTGTTCTTCTAGTGTGTAAACCTTAGTAGGATCATCACCGCCTGCGCCCATTTCTTTTTTCTTTTGCGCAACCCAAGCCGTGTAGTCCTCTTGTGAAACAACCTTCACAACGATTGGCATGAAGGCATGCTCTGCACCACACAACTCTGAACACTGACCGCGGAAAGTGCCAATCTTGTCAGCTCTAAACCATGTATCCCTTACAAATCCTGGGATCGCATCTTGCTTTACACCGAATGCAGGAATGGTCCAAGCATGGATCACATCATTTGCGGTAGTGATCAAACGAATTTTCTTGCCAACAGGCACAACCATTTCGTTATCTACTTCCATCAAGTAAGTATTGGACTTAGGCGCAAGGTTGTTAATGGCTTCACGAGATGTAGACAGAGTTGATAGAAAGCTAATGCCTTCGCCTTCGCCCTTGATGTAGTCATATCCCCATTTCCACTGATAGCCAGTGGTCTTAATGGTGATGTCTGAGTTGGTTGTATCTTTCATTGCAACAACCGTTTTGGTTGCAGGCAATGCCATGCCGATCACGATGAGCAGTGGAATCACGGTCCAAATAATTTCAACCGTGGTGCTCTCATGGAAAGAAGCAGATTTATGGCCCAATGATTTGCGGTGCTTGAGAATGGAATAGAACATCACGCCAAACACGCCAACAAATATTACTGCGCAGATGATCAACATCATCCAGTGCAACCAATGAATTTCTTGCATGATTTTGGTTGCTGGTGCTGCGAAGTTCAGCTGATTAACAGCTGGGCCTCCTGGCATATTTTCTGATGCCTGCGCAAATGCTGTGCCGAAGGCTGCTACTAGATAGAGCGAAGCCCTAATGACTTTTCCAAATAAATTCATCTTATTCTCTGTTTATTGTCGTGAGCAAAGTGCTAAAAACGCTCCAAAAATGCCTAAAAAGCGGTTTTAAGCCAATACTGCCTGCGGTGATTATAGGGTTAATTGAACACAAGAACAAACAGGGTTATCCCAGCTCAATCCAATCTTGGTGTAGGTTTAAATGATAGTAAGCACTTACACTTAAGCAGAATCTCGCCTAGTCTTGCGTCCAATTTGATTTACGTCAATATAGGCAATATTGTCCTGCGGTTTAGCCAGGTGCTTTCCAATGGCCCAGGCATGGCCGTATACCACCTCTAAAGTCATTTTTTTGGGCAAAAGATCCTTTTCAGGGATTTCCTTTGCAGCCAATTGCAGTAATTTCAATGCATCGGCATCCGCTAGCAAAAGTGCATCTGTTTCGTAATCAAGATGAACAAATTCCATATCCATTACAGGATCAGAAAAACGCTCAGCCATCAGGGCATCACCCATATCATGCATATCCCAAGGATTTAATAAGCTCTTCAGCTGAAGGGCGTTGGTTTGGAGTCCGCGCAATTCTTTTCCGGTATCGGGCCCCAAATAGCTAAAAGTAATGAGGCCGCCCTCTCTCAGGACACGCCAACACTCCTGAAGAAAGTGTCGAGGATCCACCAAGTCCTGCATCAAAAGATCACTAAAGACTAAATCTACAGAATTATCAGGAAGGTCAAATTTACCGATAGATAAATATGTGGAAAGTGCATTTGTACTACCACCAAATATTGCACGCCAATTTGCCATTGCCTTTGCATATTTCAGATCGAAGCGGGGAATATTCTCTTCTGTCAGACTATGAATATTGGCATGGGGATAGCGCTTAGCAAAAGATTTCAAATGCCTGCCAATAAAGTCCGGAGCAATCAAAATATCTTTGACATCAAGTTTGACGATATCGAGTTTTTGCAACATACGGTCTGCAATTTCGTCCTGTAACCATCTGATCGGCTGGGTCATTGGCTCAGTATACTCAGCGCCCCATGGGATTTCTAGAGAAGCTTCTTCAGGCTATTGGCAGATACGGCATACCGAGCGCCTGCATCGTCTGTGAGCGCTATCAATGCGATACGATTTGCACCAACTGCCTAGAGTCTCTGGCCAATGATGCCTTGTTTAATTACGTATGCTGCTCCCAATGTGGCATTGCACTTCAAGCATCTGAGATAGCAAAACAGAAATGCGATTCATGCATCCTCAATCCACCATATTTTGATGCAAGCTATTGCTTAGATCGCTATGAGGGAGCACTTCAAAACGCACTGCATCAACTCAAGTATCAAAAACGTCTTGCTTATGCGCATGGGCTTGCAAACGCCTGGAACAAACTATTGTCAGAACAATTAAAAATGATTGATGCACAGCTCTTATTTCCAGTACCACTGAGTATTCAAAAATTGGGCGCCCGCGGTTTTAATCAAAGCTGGGAAATTGCTCGCAAAATTGAGTGTGGGCAAGGTCTCTTAAAAACACCCTTTGTACTAAAACGCCATCATCATGAATTTGCACAGGCGGGAGAGAAATTTTCTACTAGGCACCTGGCGATCCAGAATATGTTTTATCTCGACCCCCAATATAGGCAGCTGCTAAATGGGCAAAGCATAGTAATTTTTGACGATGTCATGACTACCGGGGCTACGCTCAATGAAATAGCCCGACTTCTGAAGGACAATGGAGCATCCCAAGTGATGAATTGGGTTTTATTGAGAACTACAAGAGCACCGCATGTTTAATATTGTCTTATTCGAGCCTGAGATTCCGCCCAACACTGGCAACATCATTCGCCTGTGTGCCAACACTGGGGCGAAGTTGCACTTAATCGAACCCCTAGGCTTTCCGATGGAAGATGCGAAGTTGCGCAGAGCTGGCTTGGACTATCACGAATTCGCTCAAGTCAAAGTTCACCCTAACTGGGCAGAGTTTATGAAAAATGAGGAAGTCGACCCAGAGCATCTATTTGCGCTCACCACCAAAGGGAACGCAAATTTTCATGATGGGAAATACGCCTCCAATGACTACTTTGTGTTTGGCTCTGAGACCAAAGGCATCACAGATGAAGTGCGTAACTCTATTCCAAAAAAGAATCAAATGCGTCTTGCGATGCAAGACAGTAGTCGCAGCTTAAATTTATCGAATACCGTAGCGATCGTAGTTTACGAAGCATGGCGTCAAAATGGGCTTGCGGGCGGAAGCTAAAAACTCGAAGACCCTAAGCTTCTATTTTTGGATCACGGCCCATGAGCTTTTTTAAGGCCTCTTGGGTGTTTAATCTTCCAGATAAGACTTCGCCCATCATTGCAGTAATGGGCATCTCAACATCCAAGCGTTTTGCTAAATCGGTCACTGCGGCGGCACACAGCACTCCCTCGGCAACATGACCTAATCCAGAGAGTATTTCTGCTAAGGGCCTACCTGCAGCAAGCTCCAAGCCGACGCGACGATTGCGGGAGAGGTTCCCAGTAGCAGTCAAAATTAAATCGCCTACGCCTGTCAGCCCCATGCAAGTCTCAGGTCTGCCACCTGCCGCTTTCACTAGACGCATCATCTCAGCAAGGCCTCGCGTCAGCACTGCAGCGCGTGCATTTAAGCCTAGGTCCAAGCCATCACCAATTCCGGCAGCAATTGCTAAAACATTTTTGATAGCACCGCCCAACTCAACACCAATCAAATCATCACTTGCATAAACGCGCATATTGCCATGATGAAACGCTGACTGTACTACCGCACACAAGTCACTTGAATTACTCGCGATGGTCAATGCACATGGCATGCCAGCCCCTACCTCTGCAGCAAAACTTGGGCCTGATAACGCACCATAAAAATGTTTGATGCCACGACTGTGTAGCTTGTCTTCACGCGCAACAACTTGGTGCGGCAATAGAGCTGTTGTCGGCTCCAATCCTTTGCATAACCAAATAATATTGAGCGGATGCTCAGCAATCGCCAATACTTTAGCAATCGTTTCTGAAAGTCCAGACATGGGTGTGGCGATGACCAATAGATCATCTGCAGAGAGTCTCTTAATAGCCTGAGAAAAGTCACTCTCAAACTGAAGATTTTTAGGCAGCTCAATGCTAGGAAGATATGGGCGGTTCTCACTGCTTCTCTCGATTTCTGCGAGCTGCTCTTTGCTACGCGACCATAAGCAAACTTGGCCATCTTGAAGATGGCGAGCCGCTTGGGCCGCCATCGCCGTTCCCCAGGCACCAGCGCCAATCAGGGTGACTTTCATGATCTGTGCGGGATTACAGCCTAGTGAGGGAGAATAATCTTGCTCTCATCAGCAGCGTCGTTCTCTTTGCTAGCTGCTTGTTGAGCTTGCATCAAACGATGCTCATACATGCCGTGGAAATTAATCTCATTCAAATGAATTGGCTGGAAGCCTGCGCGGCTAATAATGTCGGCAATATTAGAACGAAGGTAAGGGTACAAAATGGTTGGGCAAGCGATACCCAGCATCGGATCTAATTGTTGTGGTGGGATATTGTTAAATTCAAAAATACCGGCTTGATTGGCTTCAACCAAAAACAATACTTTTGAATCCACTTTAGCAGTCACAGTAGCAACAATCGAAACCTCGAAAATTTCATCGCTCAAAGGATTGACTGCAATATCAACCCCTACCTCTACCTGCGGCTCTGCTGCCACCAATAAAATTTGCGGTGCATTAGGCTGCTCAAGGGATAGATCCTTCAGATAAACCCGCTGGATACGAAATCCAGGCTCTTTAGAGCTGTCAGCTTGGGGTGCGGAAGTTTGTTCAGTCATTGCTGTCTTTCTTTACGATTGAATACATTAAACCAATAAAGGGTCGAGCTTACCCGCACGATCCAAAGCCACTAGATCATCGTATCCGCCAACATGAGTCTCACCAATATAAATTTGTGGAACCGTACGACGACCAGTGCGAGTCATCATCATTTCACGCTGTGCTGGATCACGATCAATCAAAATCTTTTCTAAATTATCAACGCCTTTTTTGAGCAATAGTTTTTCAGCCATTACGCAATATGGACAAACCTGGGTGCTGTACATCGTTACTTGAGGCATAAATTCCCTTATTTAACCAATGGGAGGGAAGCTTCTTTCCAGGCTTTAACGCCGCCATCAAGAACCCCAACTTCAGAAAAACCGAGCTTTTGCACATCTGCGAGTGCCTTGCGAGAGTGAGCGCCCGTATCGCAAACCAAAACAACTGGGTGCTTGCGATCCAATTTCAGCTTTTCAATAGCAGACGTGATCTCCGCTGAGTTAACCAATTTAGCCCCTGGCAGTCGACCCTCTTTAAATGCAGCCTCTGGGCGCAAATCGAAAACATAAGCCTTACGACGATTAATCCAAATAGTCGCTTCTGTAGGCGATAAGCCTTTTCCGCTAATAAGCGTAGATAATGTAGGTAGGAAAAGCGCGGCGCCCGAAACAACTAAAAGGGCAATAAGCGCTAAATTATCAATTTGAGTGAGAAAGTTCATCACTGGATTATAGAATGGCTCTATGAAACAACTCGTCCTTATTCGTCATGGCGAATCCGCCTGGAACCTCGAAAACCGCTTCACT comes from Polynucleobacter sp. MWH-Svant-W18 and encodes:
- a CDS encoding heme A synthase, which encodes MPNFVLLLELALIAIIFAGLPLAYLWRKPGYSFFQKLNWVLVFMTFDLIVFGAFTRLTDSGLGCPDWPGCYGVSNPFHALGEIQQAEASLPSGPVTVIKAWIEMIHRYLAMTVGALILVQVALAFSKLKALGKTPLFGSLGLLLLVCIQGAFGAWTVTLKLQPIIVTTHLMLALLLLACLTAYAQQDWEAKSATVRTIRIRPVPAQLLCLAFVVLTIQIFLGAWVSTNYAVLACPDFPTCLGSAWPETNWSEGFTFWRQLGLNAQGEFISPVALQTIHWAHRLFAMVVLIVLATLSWKTMKLATPVLSSLSRFAKLLLTLLVLQVITGISNVVFQWPLLAALLHTAGSAALVFCLVRMSYWASWNSTTQKKMNS
- a CDS encoding SURF1 family protein, which codes for MNLFNTLIAKRLVATVSALLVMAIGCGAGIWQINRAETKIALAANLLARQQMPILSANAGPWALEEVSERRMIARGQYISEAAIWLDNRPRPIPPVGSSSSQSGFYLMMPMRLEGKKDVLWINRGWAPRNNEDREALPSVKTPSGVVNIEGIVFAHPGKVYELGSSKPNLETGKPRIEQNFDLAAEARIHNWDQSPFILREVEVGIADGLLREWAPLTTGVDRHYAYAFQWFALATCGFLFWLITGLRQYSRNSKNGD
- a CDS encoding twin transmembrane helix small protein — translated: MKWIIPVALLLIVASLGSALYYMMKDRGNSSRMVHSLMLRIGLSIALFLGILVAYHFGYIQPTGIKVGIN
- a CDS encoding cytochrome c oxidase subunit 3; the protein is MSSNSTPYYFVPGLSRHPAMAAFGLIAFGFGMSGWVNHTSWGGSLALVGVAWILYVLYNWFGDTIAESNAGKNGVNVDISYRWSMAWFIFSEIMFFGAFFAALFYARNIAMPWLGSVESKLIWPDFQAVWPNDGPSGLVQKFTTMGPWPIPTINTLLLLSSGVTITIAHHALVQNHMKKAIIGLAATVALGAIFLGFQGYEYYHAYHELNLKLTSGIYGSTFFMLTGFHGFHVFLGGTMLAIVLRRMIRGDFTAQHHFAFEGAAWYWHFVDVVWLGLYIAVYWM
- a CDS encoding DUF2970 domain-containing protein, with the translated sequence MKKKSSFMQSMKAVLWGFLGVRKKAGLQEDVASLSFVHIIIAGVLGALIFMGVLLLIVKAVVSH
- a CDS encoding cytochrome c oxidase assembly protein, whose protein sequence is MVSTESLNRQILLKLLIAAVMMFGFGYALVPMYKALCEVTGINVVTSKNDYGVRAFSPNRVGNTQVDYSRTVTIEFDSNSRGPFTFKPVKNFLEVHPGEMTEIVYEVTNNLGRTVRAQAIPSYAPKSATEFFTKLECFCFQEQTLAANETKKMPVVFVIDAGLPDDVKTITLSYTFFELGLGTPPAPKSKVVS
- a CDS encoding cytochrome oxidase small assembly protein, yielding MVRKAWSGPFLHQRHTILLRLLQVRSKCVKQEFNSSAKQTLAANNRRLGFVLLSVVLVFFIGIVIKRSFLG
- the ctaD gene encoding cytochrome c oxidase subunit I, with protein sequence MSTVSTTIDHGHDHAHDDHMPHGWRRWLFATNHKDIGTMYLIFSFISLLAGGVMALGIRLELFQPGLQFFRPEFFNQLTTMHGLVMVFGAIMPAFVGFANWMVPLQIGASDMAFARMNNFSFWILPVAATLLLSSFLVPGGAPAGGWTIYAPLTSQMGPGMDMAIFALHLLGASSIMGSINIIVTILNMRAPGMTLMKMPMFCWTWLITAYLLIAVMPVLAGAITMVLTDRHFGTSFFSAVGGGDPIMFQHIFWFFGHPEVYIMILPAFGIVSEIVPAFSRKTLFGYSSMVYATASIAILSFIVWAHHMFATGMPVTGQLFFMYATMLIAVPTGVKIFNWVATMWKGSMTFETPMLWAVGFIFVFTMGGFTGLILAMAPIDIGVQDTYYVVAHFHYVLVAGSLFAMFAGFYYWCPKWTGYMANETRGKIHFWASMIFFNITFFPMHFLGLAGMPRRYADYPTQFADFNMIASIGALGFGLAQVYFLFCVALPAYRGHGVKASAKPWDGAKGLEWTIPSPAPHHTFETPPSAEQMREAGI
- the coxB gene encoding cytochrome c oxidase subunit II, yielding MNLFGKVIRASLYLVAAFGTAFAQASENMPGGPAVNQLNFAAPATKIMQEIHWLHWMMLIICAVIFVGVFGVMFYSILKHRKSLGHKSASFHESTTVEIIWTVIPLLIVIGMALPATKTVVAMKDTTNSDITIKTTGYQWKWGYDYIKGEGEGISFLSTLSTSREAINNLAPKSNTYLMEVDNEMVVPVGKKIRLITTANDVIHAWTIPAFGVKQDAIPGFVRDTWFRADKIGTFRGQCSELCGAEHAFMPIVVKVVSQEDYTAWVAQKKKEMGAGGDDPTKVYTLEEQKERGAKVYAANCAACHQANGKGAGAFPALDGSKVVNGPKQGQFNILLNGKNAMPKWAGVISDGDIAAVITYTRNSWGNKTGEVIQTQDIITARGGQ
- a CDS encoding class I SAM-dependent methyltransferase: MTQPIRWLQDEIADRMLQKLDIVKLDVKDILIAPDFIGRHLKSFAKRYPHANIHSLTEENIPRFDLKYAKAMANWRAIFGGSTNALSTYLSIGKFDLPDNSVDLVFSDLLMQDLVDPRHFLQECWRVLREGGLITFSYLGPDTGKELRGLQTNALQLKSLLNPWDMHDMGDALMAERFSDPVMDMEFVHLDYETDALLLADADALKLLQLAAKEIPEKDLLPKKMTLEVVYGHAWAIGKHLAKPQDNIAYIDVNQIGRKTRRDSA
- a CDS encoding ComF family protein — translated: MGFLEKLLQAIGRYGIPSACIVCERYQCDTICTNCLESLANDALFNYVCCSQCGIALQASEIAKQKCDSCILNPPYFDASYCLDRYEGALQNALHQLKYQKRLAYAHGLANAWNKLLSEQLKMIDAQLLFPVPLSIQKLGARGFNQSWEIARKIECGQGLLKTPFVLKRHHHEFAQAGEKFSTRHLAIQNMFYLDPQYRQLLNGQSIVIFDDVMTTGATLNEIARLLKDNGASQVMNWVLLRTTRAPHV
- the trmL gene encoding tRNA (uridine(34)/cytosine(34)/5-carboxymethylaminomethyluridine(34)-2'-O)-methyltransferase TrmL produces the protein MFNIVLFEPEIPPNTGNIIRLCANTGAKLHLIEPLGFPMEDAKLRRAGLDYHEFAQVKVHPNWAEFMKNEEVDPEHLFALTTKGNANFHDGKYASNDYFVFGSETKGITDEVRNSIPKKNQMRLAMQDSSRSLNLSNTVAIVVYEAWRQNGLAGGS